In Caloramator sp. E03, the sequence TAAAAATTTTTTGCCTTCAAATTCAAAAACATCTTCAAATTCATCTATTATTTTAGTAATACTTTCATTAATCTCTTCTAAAGGCCTATCAACATATAAAACTATGAATTTATCACCACTGAATCTTACTATAAACCCTTTATCTTCATTTAATTTTTTAAGCTTTTGTGCTAATAATATTAAAACTTTATCACCAAAAATATGGCCATATGTATCATTTATATATTTAAAGTTATCAAAATCCAATATAGCAAGACCTATTATTTTATCTTTATAATCTTTGTAAAATTTTTCTAAATAATATTTGTTATAAACATTGGTAATAGGATCAATATATTCAAAATTGTCTACGGCCAAATTGCTTTCTCCCATTTTATCCCCCCATTTTGTATACATTAATTAACCTTAAATTTATTTACAATATTAGCAAGGTCTATTGCCATAGCACTTAGTGTCTGGGAAGTTGATGCTATTTCTTCTGATGATGCTGATATCTCCTGTGATGATGCCGAAACTTCTTCTGTTGCTGCAGTATTCTCTTCAACTACTGCACTTACTCCTTCTACCTTCTCTAATACTATATCCTTAGATTTTACTATTTCATCCATTCCCTCATAGGTTCTATTCATTAAAGGTGCAATGTTTTCAACTGATTCTAATATTAATCCAAAGGACTCAACAGTTTTACCTACCGCATTTGTCTGGGATTTTATAAAGTTTTCAACCTCATTTGAAGTTTTTATAACCTCATCTGTATCAGATTGAATTGAATTTACAAGCTCAATTATATCTGCAGTGGATTTTTTAGACTCCTCAGCAAGCTTTCTAACTTCCTCTGCAACTACTGCAAAGCCTCGGCCTGCCTCTCCGGCCCTTGCAGCTTCAATTGCTGCATTAAGTGCCAAAAGATTTGTCTGCTCTGATATTGAATTTATAACATTTGTTATATTATTTATTTCTTTAACAGAGCTTGTAAGATTTCCAACTTTATTTATAACAACTTCAAAGGCATTTTTAATTTCTTCAATAGATTTAACAAGCTTGTCCATTTCCTGTTTTCCAATATTAGCTTTATCCGTTGCATTATCGGTTTCAGTTTTTACATTTCTAAGTTCACCATATACATTTTCAATGCTTTTTGTTAAATCAGCAATTAATTGAACGATTGACTGTAAATCGTTAGCTTGGGAAGATGCTCCATCTGCAACCTGCTGCATAGTATTTGCAAGCTCTTGAGAGGATGATGCCATCTCCTCTGATGTAGCCGATAGCTCCTGGGAACTTGCACTTAAAGTTTCAGTATTAGTTATAATTTCTAACAATGCCTTTTTAATATTTTCTACCACCATGCTCAAGGATTTATTCATTTGAACAAATTCGTTTTTGCCATTAGTTTCCATATCGACTGTAAAATCATACTGACTGAGCTTTTCAGCCACATTGTTAATCTGTGCCATTGAATTTTTTAATAGCTTTATTACTAAATATGCTAATACTGCCGATAAAATAGTTAGTGAAATAGAAATCCAGATCATTATAGTTCTTGATTTAGAATAAAGTAAATTAGCCCTATCTACAGCAGCTTTAGATTCAGATGCATTCTTTTCAACTAAACTGTTTATAGCATTTTGAATGTTTACAGTTAAATTTCTTTGATTTTGAATTTCTTCTTGAGATATAACCTGATTGGATT encodes:
- a CDS encoding methyl-accepting chemotaxis protein, producing the protein MVKKDNKGTNILKNIKITSLLIILVLIMAASLISISLLGINDMKTLSNDMNNLYNERMLPSLQLKLFETEFYQIRVSLTQMIFSGKYDAEQEQKINNKKESIDKILLNYRNTKMNEEQKRMLGEIENTYNIFMDNEKLLVNKLKSNQVISQEEIQNQRNLTVNIQNAINSLVEKNASESKAAVDRANLLYSKSRTIMIWISISLTILSAVLAYLVIKLLKNSMAQINNVAEKLSQYDFTVDMETNGKNEFVQMNKSLSMVVENIKKALLEIITNTETLSASSQELSATSEEMASSSQELANTMQQVADGASSQANDLQSIVQLIADLTKSIENVYGELRNVKTETDNATDKANIGKQEMDKLVKSIEEIKNAFEVVINKVGNLTSSVKEINNITNVINSISEQTNLLALNAAIEAARAGEAGRGFAVVAEEVRKLAEESKKSTADIIELVNSIQSDTDEVIKTSNEVENFIKSQTNAVGKTVESFGLILESVENIAPLMNRTYEGMDEIVKSKDIVLEKVEGVSAVVEENTAATEEVSASSQEISASSEEIASTSQTLSAMAIDLANIVNKFKVN